The window GACCGCTGTACCACCAGGTCCGCGCCGTCACCCTGGCCACCACCGCGCCGCAGGCGAACAGTCCCAGGAGGGCGAGCAGCAAGGCCGGCCACAGCACGGTGGCCCCCAGCAGGTACGGCAACACGGGCAGGAGCGCGCCGAGCGCGAACGAGCCGAACGACGACACGGCGGCGACCAGCGGGGAGGGCAGGTCGCCGGGGTCGATGCCCAGCTCCTCCCTGGCGTGTATCTCCAGGGCCTGCTCGGGGTCCTTCGACAGCTGCCGGGCAACCTCCTGGGCGAGTCCGGGCTCCACTCCGCGCGAGACGTACAGGGCGGCGAGCTCCCGCTCCTCGTCCTCGGGGTGCTTGCGCAGCTCGCGGCGCTCGACGTCCAGCTCGGCCTCGACCAGCTCACGCTGCGAGGCGACGGAGGTGTACTCGCCGGCGGCCATGGAGAAGGCACCCGCGGCCAGGCCCGCGAGACCGGTGAGGACAATGGTCTCCCGGCCCAGCGCACCGCCCGCCACACCGGTCATCAGGGCGAGGTTGGAGACCAGGCCGTCCATCGCGCCGAAGACCGCGGGGCGCAGCCAGCCACCGTTCACGTCGCGGTGCGTGTGGTTGTCGCGGTGCGCCTCGTGAAGCGTCGCTTCGGTGTCGATGATGGCCATGGCGTGGTCCCCCTGAGAGCTGTGCGAGAACTTAGGTAAGGCTGACTTTTGGACGCGTTCTACTTTTCGACAACACCGAATCTACGCTCGAAATTTCACGGCCGCCAGCAAGGGAAGGCTGGGCTAACCTGCGGTTTTGCACTGGTGTGCTCATCCGTGAATCAGCTCGCACATATGTCGTACGGGTGATGGTGAGGTGCCGGAGGCTGCACCGGGCCCCGCTCCGGGGACAGTTCCGCTGAGGGCTCCCGCCCCTGCGGGGCGTCCCGAGAGGAGAGCCCGTGGGATCGACCATCCGTGCCCCGCAGGCCCCGGCGTCTGCCCCGGCCGTCTCGCGCGAACGGGCCCGCGGCGCGCTGCTCGGCCTCGCCGTCGGCGACGCGCTCGGGGCGCCCGCGGAGAACCTGACGCCGTCCGAGATCCGCGCCCGCTGGGGCCGGATCACCGGCTACGTCGCCGACCGGCCGGCCGGCACGGACGACACCGAGTACGCGATCTTCTCCGGGCTGCTGCTGGCCCGGTACGGCCACGCGCTCACCCCGGCCCGGGTGGAGGCGGCCTGGCGCGGGTTCATCGCCGACCGCGAAGAGGGT of the Streptomyces sp. NBC_01788 genome contains:
- a CDS encoding VIT1/CCC1 transporter family protein; the encoded protein is MAIIDTEATLHEAHRDNHTHRDVNGGWLRPAVFGAMDGLVSNLALMTGVAGGALGRETIVLTGLAGLAAGAFSMAAGEYTSVASQRELVEAELDVERRELRKHPEDEERELAALYVSRGVEPGLAQEVARQLSKDPEQALEIHAREELGIDPGDLPSPLVAAVSSFGSFALGALLPVLPYLLGATVLWPALLLALLGLFACGAVVARVTARTWWYSGLRQLALGGAAAGVTYALGTVFGAAVG